The Halomonas qaidamensis genome includes the window GCTGCTAGTTAACCCCCGCCCTAGCTGGCATAAACTCAGCTGGTTCGCCGAATTTATCGCCGCTATCCCCCGTTATGCTGACAACACCACAGAAACCACTCGGTTAGCCATTGCTGCCCGAGAACATCTCTTTCAGTGGGCGAAAGACGAGCAGATTGAGTTCGATCTTAAGCAACAGGGCATTTTGCACATCTACCGTGACAAAGCCGGTTTTGATCACGCAGCGCGGGTATCCCAGCTGCTAGCGAAAGGTGGCCTTGAGCGACGTGCAGTGACCCCAGACGAAATGCGCGCCATCGAGCCTACACTTGCGGGCAGCTACCATGGCGGTTTCTATACCGAAAGCGACGCCACTGGCGATATCCACAAGTACACCAATGGCTTGGCACGCGCTGCAGCCAAGCGCGGCGTACAGCTGAATTACGGCCACCATATCGATGATATCGGCGCAGACGAGAACGGGGCATGGGTGAGTGCTACGGTCGACAATGAAACAACACGCCAGAGCTTCGATAGCGTGGTGGTTTGCGCAGGTACTGGCAGCCGCGCCATTGCCGCTAAACTTGGCGACCGGGTCAATATCTATCCAGTAAAGGGTTATTCTATTACCGTGCAGCTAGATGACGAAGCTTCTCAGCAAGCTGCGCCAACGGTCAGCCTGCTAGATGATGAAACCAAGTTGGTGACTAGCCGACTAGGAAATGACCGCTTCCGCGTGGCGGGTACCGCAGAGTTTAACGGCGCGAATCGCGATATACGCAATGACCGTATTCAGCCGCTGGTTCGCTGGGTAGAAGAGTGCTTCCCAGGTGTGAGCACCCAGCGTGTCGTGCCCTGGGCAGGCCTACGCCCGATGCTACCTAATATGCTACCCAAGGTTGGGCCTGGCCGCTTACCCACGGTGTTCTATAACACCGGACACGGCCATTTAGGCTGGACACTTTCTGCGGTTACCGCCGAAATGCTGGCAGATGCAGTGGATACTTCTCAAGCAGCTTCACTCGCCGCTACGCGTTAACGGTATTTATTAGCTGGCACTGTCTAAACAAAAGCTAAAAGCATTATCAGGGATGGTTATTAAAAACAGCCCATGGAAATAGCCCCTGAAAAACGATTCTTAGCAACCGCTACGAACAACTCCCGTTAAAAAAAGGGGCCACAAGCCCCTTACTTGCCAGAGGTTAGTCTTGCCAGAGGGTTAATAGACTACCGCATCTCGCCCTTTTTCTTTCGCTTGATAAAGGGCGTTATCCGCCCGTTTCATCACGCTCTGCTGGGATTCATCAGGCGTTACTTCAACTACACCTAAGCTAACTGTCACACTACCGATCGAGGGAAATTGCGCTTTTCGTATGCAGCAGCGTATTTTATCGGCCAACTTTACCGCCTGTTTTAGCGATGTTTCAGGGGCTAAAATCATAAACTCTTCACCACCCCAACGTGCGCAGTAATCGGCAGCGCGTAAGTTATCTTCTAACAGCTTGGCAAGCGCAGCCAAGACTTGATCACCAACGTCATGGCCCTGGTTATCATTAATTAACTTAAAATGGTCGATATCAAGCATGATTAGCGAAAAAGGGCGCACATAACGATTAAAACGCCCTATTTCATGCTTTAGCAAATAGTCAAAACGTGACCGATTAATTAGTCCGGTTAACATATCCGTCGTTGCTAAGCATTTTAGCTCGGCTTCTTTCTCAACACGCTTAGAAATATCACGCTGAACAAGTATTAAGACATTATCAGTATAACCAGGCACATTCATGGCGGTGATGCGCCATTCAATAACACTGCCCCCCGCCACATTGGGCGTGCGTTTGCCATCGTCAAGACCTGATATCGAACAGCCTACGCTTAATTCGCCACTATTTAATGCATTATGCAGTCGGCTAAGAAGCCGCTGATTTTTGGCTTCGTGATGAACAATTTTTGGAGCTGAGCCAAGCCATTGGTGACGACTTCCTCCCCAAAACTGAACGTACTCGTCACTCACATCCAAAATGCGGATACCGTCGCCATTGGGTTGTCGGCTTAACACGGCAGTCGCTTGGCTACTTGGTTCGCTAATTGCAAGCAGAACGTTCTTCCCTGTTTCCAACATAATCGTTTCTTCCAATGAATGTTAGCGTGGGGCTGTCTCATCCCAGAAACGAGCCGTTTATCCACAGCCACAGCCAAAAAAGCACTGAGATAAATAAAAAACGACACCAGCGTCGCTAAGCGTAGCTCATACCCAGCGGTTTGCGCGAAAGTCGCTCGTTTAGCCATCTTTCGTCACTCATTGTAATAGTGGCGTTTTACTTCACTTCGTTACTCGATGGCTTTCGACATGCCTCAAAGCAACAGCCTCAACATACCAACTGCACGATGCTTGTGAGAAGTGGTTGTGAGAGGTGGTTGTGAGCGATAGCCAAACCTGATAAATTAACGCTAATAGTTATCATTAACACAGGACATAGCCTCTCATGCAGCCTAGGAAAAAAGACGTTCCGCTAGAAGGCTCGCCTAGCGCATCTCGCGAGGTGACAAGTCAGGCGCTGCTTGATCAAGACGGTCAGTTGGTTATTCATCATGAACAGCGACGCTATGTGCTGCGCCGCACGAAAAGCGGCAAGCTGATCCTAACAGCGTAAACCACTTAAAAATAACCGCTTACCTACTACTACCGCTTTTAGCCAGCCAGGTAGCCCATCGCACCCAGCCAGCAACATTATCCATCACTTTCTGTTGGAACTGTCTGGCCCATGAAACCAATTCATACGATAGGCCTTTGCCTTACCTTACTTCCTCTTCTGCCCGCCTACGCCAATGACACGTACTTAGATCCCGTCACGGTAACAGGCACCCGAGCACCGACGGATCTTTCCCGCGCACCGCTGATTATCGACATCATCGACCGCCAAGATGCAACGCTTGCCACCGCAAGTCGCGTTGAAGACGTGCTGAGTCGCCAACCTGGCCTGCATGTTGCTGGCCAAGGACGCCGGAATGGCCAAACGCTGAGCATGCGTGGCTTCGGGAAAAATGGTGTCCTGGTTCGCTTAGATGGCATTCGCCAAGATATTACCACCGGTCATGTAGGCAACTTTTTTCTAGACCCAGCGCTGATTCAAGAGGTGCAGATTGCCCGTGGCTCGCTTTCCAGCCTATACGGTAGCAACGCCATGGGCGGTGTTGTTAGCTTTACCAGTGTAGAGGCCAGCGACCTATTAGCCCCAGATGAAGATAGCGGTGCACGTCTTTCCCTAGGCGGGTCGACGGCTAACGACGAGCTACGCGGCAGCCTAACGGCATTTGGCCGCCGTGAAACGGCTAATGGGCAAGTGGATGGGCTATTTTCTGTCGGCCGTAGCGAGTCCGGCGATATTCGTCGCGCGGGCGGTGATGAAGCAGTAGAAGATGCCAGCCTCAATAGCCTGCTGCTCAAAGGCGGCTGGACGCCAAATGAAGAACAGCGGGTGTTTATTAGCTGGCAGCACTATGACGAGCGCGCCACCCAACCCGCTAACCCGCAGCAGCTATCAACCAGCGCTAGCAACCCATTACGCGATCGTGACGTTGAGAGCAATAACGTACAACTTGGCCACCGCTGGCAACCGAGTGGTGCCACTGAAATCACCTCACAGCTTACCTTTAGCCAACAGGATATCGACGAGCCACAGGCTAGCCGTACCCTTGAGCGGGTCGGCCTGCAGAGCGACGGCTATCACAGCATCGACCATGGCTGGCTTTCACAAACGCTGGTGTTTGGTGCAGAGCTGGAGCAGGCCCGCCAGCGGCCTGATGGTGAAGCGAATGGTTTCCCTAAGGCTGATATCGATACCCAATCAGCCTATCTTGACACCACGCTTACTGCAGGCCGCTATTTAGCAGAGGGCGGCGCGGGGCAGTTTGACGTCGGCATTGGCGCTCGCTACGACCGCTATGACGCCAGCGGTCAAAACAATGCCGACAGCGTGCACGACCAAGTGTCGCCGCGCTTCCGTCTTGCCTGGCGACCCGACGACTCCTTGATGCTGTTCTCCGGCTACGCCGAAGCCTTCCGCGCGCCCAGCCTTTCCGAGCTTTACGCTAACGAGCGCCACTTTGCTGGGTTCTGTGCAGGACCGTTTTTCTGTACGCCCGACAACTACTGGATTCCCAACCCCAACCTATCGCCTGAAACCAGCCGTACCTGGGAAAGCGGCGTGGTATGGCACCAAGGTGACTGGCAGGTGCGTGCCAGCTACTTCGACACCCGTGCAGATGACTTCATCGACACTCAGGTCGATATCATGGCGGGCACTACCCAAGCCGTAAACGTGCAGCGTGCCCAGCTATGGGGCTATGACGCACGTCTTACTTGGCAACCTAGCGAGTTCCCGATGCTGACCAGCTTTGTAGGCCTGTCAGAGGTATCTGGCAAAGACCGCGACAGCGGTGAGGCTCTGGGTAGCCAAACACCCCTGGAAATGACGCTGGGCAGTGATGTCGCGCTTTATAACAGCGCTATACGGGTCGGTTGGCAAGGCCGCTTTGCTCAAGCTTTCGACAAGCAAGGCGACGACGAACGCCTCCCAGGCTATGGGCTGCACGATATACACCTTGCCTGGCAAATCACCCCTGCTATTGATACCGCGCTGCGCCTCGCCAACCTTGGCGACAAAGTATGGTATCGGCCTGATGGCAGCCTGGGCGACGGGCGCAGCCTGTTCGCCACTCTCAATTGGCAGTGGTAACCCGCTGCCCTGTTAAGTCTAGAGGTGACGTATGATTGAGTCTCAGCAGATCGCAATTCTAGAAGCCTTTGACGCAGCACGAGCAGCACAGCCTCGCCTGCCCGCAATTGAAATTGCCGAACGCTTATCGATCAGCGAAGGTGAACTTCAAGCCGCGCGCTTAGGCCGTGACGTATGGACGCTGCCACTCGCTCCGAAAGATGTTGCAGCTCGCTTCCCTCTGTTAGGCCGAGTCAAAGCACTCACTCGTTCTCGTTTAGCCGTGCTTGAACAAACCGGCGATTACCCTGACCTCAACGGCGGACCGCAAACCGGCTTGCTGCTTGACCCAGGTGGCTTAGATTTACGGCTGCTGTTTTCCCATTGGCACTGGGCCTGCCTGATCCGTGACCCGGTGCCCATGGGTAACGAAACAGCCCAGTGGCGCTGGAGCCTACAAGTTTTCAACCAACATGGTTGCGCCATTCATAAGAGCTTTGCGCTGGAAAATCCGCTACCTCGCCACTGGGGAGCGCTAGCCGCACTGGGCACCATGGATACTCCCGCGTTTACCCAGTGCGTTCCCCGCTTAAAGCGCGCCCTCCCGGAAGCGCCAACGCTAGCCAGCGAATGGGCGGCGATGCGCGATGTGCATCAATTCTTCGCCCTCCTGCAGCGCCACCACCTTGAGCGTCTCGAAGCCAACCAACTAATGGAAGGCCGCTATACGCACGCGCTTCCCGTCGATGCCCTGGAAAATTTATTAACTAACGCAAGTCAGCGCGCACTGCCACTGATGTTGTTTGTGGCAAGCCCCGGTTGCGTGCAGATTCGCACTGGAATAGTACCTGTGCCCCAGCGCGCCCGCGGCTGGCTAAACCTATTTGGCGAGCAGTTCACGCTGCATCTTAATGACACCGCCATTGAGCAAGTGTGGCAGGTCAGCAAGCCTAACCGCGACGGTGGCGTTACCAGCGTAGAAGCCTTTGATGCCGAGGGCTCTTTAGTGCTGCAAATTTACGCAGAGCGCCAGGAAGGTCGCGTGGAGCGGCCCGAGTGGCGACAGTTGCTAACTGAACTCGGCAGCCAAGAGGCCGTGGCATGAGCACCACACGTGTCGCACGCCAGTCACTTGCCGCGCTATTGGTTGGCTGGTTAACCATTGGCGGGGCGCTAGCTAATGAACGCTGGGTCATTCTGGGCGGCGATATCGCTGAAACTATCGCCGCGCTTGGCGCGGATATCGAGGTCGTTGCCCGCGACGATACGGTGCTCCACCCGCCAGAAATGGCCGCACTGCCTTCGGTAGGCTACCTGCGCCAGCTGTCGGCAGAAAGCGTGCTCTCAGTGGCACCGGACCGTGTGTTGGCAGCGGGACATTCCGGCCCGAAAGAAGTGCTGGAACAACTAGAGGCCGTGGGTGTAACGGTTGATGTTATTGAGGCACCTGCTGACCTTTCCTCAATTGCCGAGAAAGTCCGCACGGTGGCTCAGCACACCCAGCTCCAGCAAGAGGGCGACGTCCTGGCCGCCTCACTCTCCGCCACCCTTGAGCGATTGGCAGCCCTTCCCCCGCTGCCTGGCACGCGAGCGATGTTTATTCTTCACCATAGCGGCCTAACACCGCGAGTCGCTGGCAACGACACCGCCGCCCATACCGCCTTGGAGGCCGTTGGAATCGACAATGCTTTTGGCAATATGGCGGGGTATCAAAGCGTTGCGGCAGAGGCCCTGGCCAAAGAAGCACCCACGCTGGTAATTATGTCCCAGCGGGGGTTAGACGCGCTGGGCGGTGAAAACGCGTTATGGCAGCTACCGGGTATGCGCTTAACACCCGCAGGACGCGAACAGCGGCTTATTGTGATTGATGATCAGGCGCTGCTTGGTTTTGGCCCTCGCACGCCTGACCAGCTATTTACCCTGCGCCAAAATATTGAAGCACTGCTTGGCACAGAGCAGGTCAGCCGATGATTACCAGCGCTTCCCATGATCGTTATCGCCCCTTATTACCGCTTAGTCGAACAGCACGCGTGTTAAGTGGCCTTACCCTGGCGTTATTGATCGCCATTGGCTGGGGTTCTGCTTCAGGCGCGTTAGGCGTGTCACCCTGGGCACTCATCAATGGCAGCGCAGATGAGCTCAGTGTTCAAGTGTGGTGGCAGCTACGCCTACCGCGCCTGCTCTTGGGGGTTGCCGTGGGAGCAATGCTGGCGGGCAGTGGTGCCGCCATGCAGGGGCTATTTAGAAACCCATTGGCCGACCCTACTCTGCTTGGGCTCGCCAGCGGCGCGAGGCTATTTGTAGCGCTTTGGATTGTACTATTTCAGGGCAGCGCTGCTGGTAGTCTTTACGGCCAGTTTGCAGCGGGCTTTCTCGGTGCGCTTAGCGTTTGCTTAGTGGTGTTTGGCATAGCCAAGCGCCAAGGGGGTGGCAGTGCCGCCGTTATGTCACTGCTACTAGCAGGCTTGGCAATCAACACCTTAGCAGGCGCTGGGGGCGGCGTACTGGCGTTTATTGCCAGCGATGAACAGCTCCGTCAGCTCAGTTTATGGGGAATGGGCACGCTTACCAACGCTCTGTGGCGCACCACCGCCATAGCCCTTGCCCTTATTGCTGTTGCCCTATGGCTGTTAATACGCAGCGCTCGTGAGCTTGACCTACTTCAGCTAGGCGAATCTACCGCCCATGCGGCAGGCTTGGATGCCACCCGGCTCAAACGCCGCGTGGTCGTTGCTACCTCGCTGGGCGTAGGGCTGTGCGTCGCGCTGACCGGCGTGATTGGCTTTCTTGGTTTGCTCGTCCCCCACTGCCTGCGACTTTGGCTCGGGCCTGGTCATCGCCTGCTGCTACCCGCCTCTATGTTAGGCGGTGCACTACTGCTAGTGGTCGCCGACACCCTGGCACGCACCCTCGGCGCCCCGGCCGAAATTCCCGTCGGGCTGTTAACTAGCCTACTGGGCGGCCCCTATTTCCTTTACCTTCTAATGCGTCGGAATCGGGCATGCTAACCCTACATCAAGCGGGCTTCACCACCACGCCCTCTATCGCACCGCTGGACGGCACCCTTCGCCCTGGCGAGCTACTCGCTATTGTCGGCCCCAATGGCGCGGGCAAAAGCACACTACTTAGCATGCTGTCAGGGTTTCGCCCCTGTGAACAAGGCGAGCTACACCTGGATGGCAAACGTCTAAGTGATTGGCCAATCAGCGAGCTTGCCAATCGCCGGGCGCTGGTCGCCCAGCAAGAGTTGCCCGGCTTTGATTGGCAAACCTTTGAGCTGGTGAGCTTAGGCAGCAACCCTAGTAACGCACTGATTGCGGAACTGCTGCATGACTTAGACCTGATACATTTAGCCAAACGCAGCGTGCTCTCCCTTTCAGGCGGCGAACGCCAGCGGGTAATGATTGCGCGAGGAGCCTGTCAGTTGCTTTCACGGCGCGCTTCTACCGCAAAGGATGGTGGTCTTTTACTGCTGGATGAACCCACTAGTGCACTCGACATCGGCCAGCAGCAGCGCTTAATGCGCCAGCTGCGCACTTGGGCAGAACGGCACCATATGGCCATTGTCTGCGTGCTTCACGACCTCAATCTCGCAGGCACTTATGCCGACCGGGTATGGCTGTTGCACCAAGGTCAACGCATTGCCCACGGCACGCCAGCCGAGGTGCTTGATCCTCAACGCATAGCGGCTATCTATCATGCCGATATTACTGCATTGAGCCACCCAGCATCACATCGATCAGGTATTGCCACTTGGCTCGCGCTAGCGCGTTAGCCATACCTAATCCAACGTCATAAGAGGAACAAGCGATCACTACAAAAAAATGACTCAAAAAACGATACAAAAAGCTGTACAAAAACATCACAAAATTTAGACTTGAGGATAGGAGATTATCAGCCAATGAGGTGATGCTATGTCGTCAACGCTTCCCCCGCGCCTTACACTTGAAGAACTCTCACAACGCACAAATACCTCCTTTCCACTTCCAGAGGTAGAGTTACTGGGGCTCGATATGGGCTGGTATATCGTGCGGTTGCATCACCATGATTCAGTTAGTTTGCTGGTCGATGCTCAGGGTGAAACCAAGCGTTTTAGCGGCACGCAGTGGGTCAGCCGTGCACTTGCACCGCTTGGCTTTACTCACGGTGTACTCACCTGGGCAGACGCCGTCGATGAAATGATCGGCAACGACACCCCGCCAGTTTCTGCACAACAGCGCATGGCTTATGGCGTTCGCGTCGCGTTCGAAACGCGACACTAATTAAGCCACCAACTATTTAGCTTACCGACTGTTTACATCATCAACTGTTTACACCATCAATTATTTACATCATCAACTATCGCGTCACTTTTCCATGATGGTCATGCTGGCTTTACACACCATCATGGCTTTTAACTACGCCTATCGATAAGATTCATAGTGAGCCATCAAGTGCTTTCAAGTGGTTGTGTTAAAAATTAATTCTCGAAAGGATGGACTCTATGCGCGATGAGGAAAAATACACAAATCTTGAAGAGCAGCTACTTTATCTTCAAAAGCTATTAGATGAAGAAGATACTGCCGCCCTGAGTGAGCTGTTTACTGAGCTTGATATCTTAGCGACTGCGCGCACGCTTGAGTCTTTCCCAACCAAAACTCGCGACCGATTGTGGGAGTTCATTCCTGAAACACTGCTCGGGGAAGTGCTCGCCGAAGTCGATGAAGATATTCGTGCCGACTATATTGAAGATCTTTCTGCCAGCGATGTAGAACAAATCGTTAAAGGCCTAGATGCCCAGGAAGTGGCTGAAGTTCTCGACGTCGCCGATGAAGAGATCAAAACGACTGTCTATGCCAGCTTAGATCAGGAGATCCGCGCCCAGGTTGAGAACCTGCATTCTTATGAAGATGACGTAGTCGGTCGTTACATGGACCCAGAGACGGTCAATGTAAAACAGGGCGTATCACTGGAGGCAGTACAGCGCTATATCCGCATTCATCACCTACTGGATGATGAGTCACAACAGATCATGATTACCGATAAGGATAAGCGGCTGCTGGGCACGCTGACGCTCATTGATCTCATCAAACAACCTCAGGAGAGCGTCGTTGATGAGTATATGGATGTTCCCTTCACGCTAAATGACCAGATGAAGGTGAGCGAGGCTGCCGCTCTACTCCGCTCTAAAGAGCTGCCTTTTGTTCCGGTTTGCGATAGTGACGGTTTGTTAGTGGGCCAGTTGAACGCCGCTGATGTATTAGAAATCACCCAAGATGATGCTGATATGACGTTAAAGCACATGTCGGGCGTCAGCGATGAAGAAGAAGTCTTCACTCCGATACTCCGCAGCGCAAAGAGTCGCGGTATTTGGCTGGGCATTAACTTGCTCACTGCCTTTTTAGCGGCCTTTGTAATTGGACAGTTTGAAGAGGTGCTGGATCAAATTGTAGCGCTGGCCATCCTGATGCCGGTAGTCGCGAGTATGGGCGGGATTGCAGGCAGCCAAACCCTCACTGTGGTGATACGCGGCTTAGCGCTCGGCCAACTGGCCGGTAACAACAAACAGTGGCTCTATAACAAAGAGCTGTGGGTGGGGATGAGCAACGGCTTGGTGTGGGCGCTAGTCGTCGGTGGTATTTCTTATCTGTGGTTCAACGACCCGCTGATTACGCTGGTGATTACGTTGGCCATCTTTGTAAATATGAGTCTGGCTAACTTATCGGGCGTGCTGATTCCCTTAGTGTTAAAAAGATTTCAGATAGATCCCGCATTATCAGGTGCCGTCATTTTAACCACGGTTACTGATGTGGTCGGTTTTCTATCGTTCTTAGGGCTCGCGACAGTAATTATTTTGTGAGCAACACTACTCATCACTTAAGCAGGTGGGACATCGTTCTATTTGCCTGCTAACATTTATCTCGCCCTGCTTACCTGTGTAAAACTCTGCAGCCCCGCGAATGCGGGGTTTTTCACGTTAGGCTATTTTAACGACTGTTTGCCAAGGATTTTCCATGCTCCCCGATTACTCCGTCATCGCGTGGGTGTTGATCGTATTTTCTGTTTACCTGACCGGCGTTTCAAAAGGCGGCTTTGCAGGTGGTTTTGGCACCCTTTCGGTACCGTTGATGGCGCTAGCGATTAGCCCTACCCAAGCGGCAGGCTTGTTACTGCCACTCTTGCTCGTCATGGATGTGTTTGCGGTGAAGGCATGGTGGGGAAAGCAGGCAAACGCCGAGGTGTGGCGGTTTGTGCCGGGGCTATTTATTGGTGTCACGGTAGGCACGCTGCTATTTGGTAGCCTCAGCGAAGAGGGCGTACGTTTAGTACTCGGTATTATTTCCGTCTCGTTTGCAGCTTATATGTTGCTGAAGCCAGTCGCGAAGAAGCCGATTTCAACCCGCTGGGCGCTGCCTGCCGCCAGCGTTTGTGGGTTTACCAGCTTTATTGCCCATGCAGGCGCACCACCGCTAAACATTTACTTGATGCCACGCAAACTCTCTAAAGAGACCTTTATTGCCACCTGCACGGTTATTTACGCGGTAGTGAATGTCATTAAGTTAGGCCCGTATATGTGGCTTGGCGAAGTCAATGTAACCAGCGCCTGGGCGTCGCTGCTGTTAGTGCCGGTAGCATGGATCGGCGTGCGCAATGGGCTGTGGCTGCAAAGCCGCGTCAACGAAGCGCTATTTTATCGCCTGGTAATCCTGGCCATGTTCGTGGTGGGAATTAACTTGGTTTGGCAAGCAGTAGGCTAGTGCATGCTTAAAGTGCCACCAGTAAAAGTCCGCTCAGCATGATCAGTGTGCCCAAGGCTTTTGCCCTAGAGGCGGGTTCTTTTAGCCACAACACGCCCATTAATACACCGACTGGAATAGAGAGCTGGCGTAACGCCACGACATAACTCACTTCGTCGGTCAGCGCCATTGCCATGAGTACCAAACCATAAGTGCAGGTCATCATCAGTCCTGTGACCACCAGCATCACTAGCCCCTGCTGGCGGAGTAAGGGCAGCCGGCGACGCTCTG containing:
- a CDS encoding D-amino acid dehydrogenase produces the protein MQRIAVIGGGITGITSAYALAKRGFDVTVFEKHRYAAMETSFANGGQLSASNAEVWNHWPTVIKGLRWMLKNDAPLLVNPRPSWHKLSWFAEFIAAIPRYADNTTETTRLAIAAREHLFQWAKDEQIEFDLKQQGILHIYRDKAGFDHAARVSQLLAKGGLERRAVTPDEMRAIEPTLAGSYHGGFYTESDATGDIHKYTNGLARAAAKRGVQLNYGHHIDDIGADENGAWVSATVDNETTRQSFDSVVVCAGTGSRAIAAKLGDRVNIYPVKGYSITVQLDDEASQQAAPTVSLLDDETKLVTSRLGNDRFRVAGTAEFNGANRDIRNDRIQPLVRWVEECFPGVSTQRVVPWAGLRPMLPNMLPKVGPGRLPTVFYNTGHGHLGWTLSAVTAEMLADAVDTSQAASLAATR
- a CDS encoding sensor domain-containing diguanylate cyclase, whose translation is MLETGKNVLLAISEPSSQATAVLSRQPNGDGIRILDVSDEYVQFWGGSRHQWLGSAPKIVHHEAKNQRLLSRLHNALNSGELSVGCSISGLDDGKRTPNVAGGSVIEWRITAMNVPGYTDNVLILVQRDISKRVEKEAELKCLATTDMLTGLINRSRFDYLLKHEIGRFNRYVRPFSLIMLDIDHFKLINDNQGHDVGDQVLAALAKLLEDNLRAADYCARWGGEEFMILAPETSLKQAVKLADKIRCCIRKAQFPSIGSVTVSLGVVEVTPDESQQSVMKRADNALYQAKEKGRDAVVY
- the hemP gene encoding hemin uptake protein HemP, whose product is MQPRKKDVPLEGSPSASREVTSQALLDQDGQLVIHHEQRRYVLRRTKSGKLILTA
- a CDS encoding TonB-dependent receptor domain-containing protein; this translates as MKPIHTIGLCLTLLPLLPAYANDTYLDPVTVTGTRAPTDLSRAPLIIDIIDRQDATLATASRVEDVLSRQPGLHVAGQGRRNGQTLSMRGFGKNGVLVRLDGIRQDITTGHVGNFFLDPALIQEVQIARGSLSSLYGSNAMGGVVSFTSVEASDLLAPDEDSGARLSLGGSTANDELRGSLTAFGRRETANGQVDGLFSVGRSESGDIRRAGGDEAVEDASLNSLLLKGGWTPNEEQRVFISWQHYDERATQPANPQQLSTSASNPLRDRDVESNNVQLGHRWQPSGATEITSQLTFSQQDIDEPQASRTLERVGLQSDGYHSIDHGWLSQTLVFGAELEQARQRPDGEANGFPKADIDTQSAYLDTTLTAGRYLAEGGAGQFDVGIGARYDRYDASGQNNADSVHDQVSPRFRLAWRPDDSLMLFSGYAEAFRAPSLSELYANERHFAGFCAGPFFCTPDNYWIPNPNLSPETSRTWESGVVWHQGDWQVRASYFDTRADDFIDTQVDIMAGTTQAVNVQRAQLWGYDARLTWQPSEFPMLTSFVGLSEVSGKDRDSGEALGSQTPLEMTLGSDVALYNSAIRVGWQGRFAQAFDKQGDDERLPGYGLHDIHLAWQITPAIDTALRLANLGDKVWYRPDGSLGDGRSLFATLNWQW
- a CDS encoding ChuX/HutX family heme-like substrate-binding protein; this translates as MIESQQIAILEAFDAARAAQPRLPAIEIAERLSISEGELQAARLGRDVWTLPLAPKDVAARFPLLGRVKALTRSRLAVLEQTGDYPDLNGGPQTGLLLDPGGLDLRLLFSHWHWACLIRDPVPMGNETAQWRWSLQVFNQHGCAIHKSFALENPLPRHWGALAALGTMDTPAFTQCVPRLKRALPEAPTLASEWAAMRDVHQFFALLQRHHLERLEANQLMEGRYTHALPVDALENLLTNASQRALPLMLFVASPGCVQIRTGIVPVPQRARGWLNLFGEQFTLHLNDTAIEQVWQVSKPNRDGGVTSVEAFDAEGSLVLQIYAERQEGRVERPEWRQLLTELGSQEAVA
- a CDS encoding heme/hemin ABC transporter substrate-binding protein, with protein sequence MSTTRVARQSLAALLVGWLTIGGALANERWVILGGDIAETIAALGADIEVVARDDTVLHPPEMAALPSVGYLRQLSAESVLSVAPDRVLAAGHSGPKEVLEQLEAVGVTVDVIEAPADLSSIAEKVRTVAQHTQLQQEGDVLAASLSATLERLAALPPLPGTRAMFILHHSGLTPRVAGNDTAAHTALEAVGIDNAFGNMAGYQSVAAEALAKEAPTLVIMSQRGLDALGGENALWQLPGMRLTPAGREQRLIVIDDQALLGFGPRTPDQLFTLRQNIEALLGTEQVSR
- a CDS encoding FecCD family ABC transporter permease; protein product: MITSASHDRYRPLLPLSRTARVLSGLTLALLIAIGWGSASGALGVSPWALINGSADELSVQVWWQLRLPRLLLGVAVGAMLAGSGAAMQGLFRNPLADPTLLGLASGARLFVALWIVLFQGSAAGSLYGQFAAGFLGALSVCLVVFGIAKRQGGGSAAVMSLLLAGLAINTLAGAGGGVLAFIASDEQLRQLSLWGMGTLTNALWRTTAIALALIAVALWLLIRSARELDLLQLGESTAHAAGLDATRLKRRVVVATSLGVGLCVALTGVIGFLGLLVPHCLRLWLGPGHRLLLPASMLGGALLLVVADTLARTLGAPAEIPVGLLTSLLGGPYFLYLLMRRNRAC
- a CDS encoding DUF6482 family protein; translation: MSSTLPPRLTLEELSQRTNTSFPLPEVELLGLDMGWYIVRLHHHDSVSLLVDAQGETKRFSGTQWVSRALAPLGFTHGVLTWADAVDEMIGNDTPPVSAQQRMAYGVRVAFETRH
- the mgtE gene encoding magnesium transporter, whose product is MRDEEKYTNLEEQLLYLQKLLDEEDTAALSELFTELDILATARTLESFPTKTRDRLWEFIPETLLGEVLAEVDEDIRADYIEDLSASDVEQIVKGLDAQEVAEVLDVADEEIKTTVYASLDQEIRAQVENLHSYEDDVVGRYMDPETVNVKQGVSLEAVQRYIRIHHLLDDESQQIMITDKDKRLLGTLTLIDLIKQPQESVVDEYMDVPFTLNDQMKVSEAAALLRSKELPFVPVCDSDGLLVGQLNAADVLEITQDDADMTLKHMSGVSDEEEVFTPILRSAKSRGIWLGINLLTAFLAAFVIGQFEEVLDQIVALAILMPVVASMGGIAGSQTLTVVIRGLALGQLAGNNKQWLYNKELWVGMSNGLVWALVVGGISYLWFNDPLITLVITLAIFVNMSLANLSGVLIPLVLKRFQIDPALSGAVILTTVTDVVGFLSFLGLATVIIL
- a CDS encoding sulfite exporter TauE/SafE family protein — protein: MLPDYSVIAWVLIVFSVYLTGVSKGGFAGGFGTLSVPLMALAISPTQAAGLLLPLLLVMDVFAVKAWWGKQANAEVWRFVPGLFIGVTVGTLLFGSLSEEGVRLVLGIISVSFAAYMLLKPVAKKPISTRWALPAASVCGFTSFIAHAGAPPLNIYLMPRKLSKETFIATCTVIYAVVNVIKLGPYMWLGEVNVTSAWASLLLVPVAWIGVRNGLWLQSRVNEALFYRLVILAMFVVGINLVWQAVG